A stretch of Megalobrama amblycephala isolate DHTTF-2021 linkage group LG14, ASM1881202v1, whole genome shotgun sequence DNA encodes these proteins:
- the LOC125245444 gene encoding zinc finger MYM-type protein 1-like isoform X1, with protein MQQKWPFWRQKKNRWRDVLIRLISIIQSLAERNLALRGSVDTLHQANNGNFLKEVELIAKFDPVLKDHIRRIDSGMQHNTYLGKTIQNELIECVSDKIIEVMVAEIKNCKYYSIILDCTPDVSLHEQMSVVVRTVTLGKTPEIKEHFLGFLIAPESTGLGLSSLILNRLEELNIPFQDCRGQSYDNGANMKGKNKDVQARLLVKNPRAFYVPCSSHTLNLTVSDAAKASTDASCFFGNVEKVYNLFAGSTQRWAILRKFVDLTLKSWSETLWESRIKSIEALRYQSEKVREALLEVRNKATDPVVAVEANSLAEEIGSSLIISDLLCRLV; from the coding sequence ATGCAACAGAAATGGCCCTTTTGGAGGCAGAAAAAAAATCGTTGGAGAGATGTTCTCATCCGTTTGATTAGTATCATTCAGTCTTTGGCAGAGAGGAATCTTGCACTCAGGGGGTCTGTCGATACTTTGCATCAGGCCAACAATGGGAACTTCCTTAAAGAGGTGGAACTGATAGCAAAATTTGACCCTGTGTTAAAAGACCACATCAGACGAATTGATAGTGGAATGCAGCACAACACGTACCTAGGTAAGACTATCCAGAATGAGCTGATAGAGTGTGTCAGTGACAAAATAATTGAGGTAATGGTGGCAGAAATCAAGAACTGCAAatattattcaattattttagACTGTACACCTGATGTTAGTCTCCATGAACAAATGTCTGTTGTGGTGCGCACAGTCACTCTGGGCAAAACACCAGAAATAAAAGAGCACTTTTTAGGATTTCTGATAGCTCCAGAATCCACTGGCCTGGGTTTGTCCAGTCTAATTCTTAACAGGCTTGAGGAATTGAACATCCCTTTTCAGGATTGTCGGGGGCAGTCCTATGACAATGGGGCTAATATGAAGGGAAAAAACAAAGATGTGCAGGCTAGGCTATTGGTTAAAAATCCAAGAGCTTTTTATGTGCCTTGCAGTTCTCATACTCTAAATCTGACAGTGTCAGATGCAGCTAAAGCATCAACGGATGCTTCTTGTTTTTTTGGAAATGTGGAGAAGGTGTACAATTTGTTCGCTGGGTCCACTCAAAGGTGGGCCATCTTACGGAAGTTTGTTGACCTCACCCTCAAGTCCTGGAGTGAGACGCTCTGGGAAAGCCGGATAAAAAGCATTGAAGCTTTGCGCTACCAGTCAGAGAAGGTGAGGGAAGCCCTGCTAGAAGTTAGAAATAAAGCGACGGACCCTGTAGTGGCTGTTGAAGCCAACTCCCTTGCGGAAGAAATAGGTTCATCATTAATCATTTCAGATTTGTTGTGTCGTCTGGTATGA
- the LOC125245444 gene encoding scavenger receptor cysteine-rich type 1 protein M130-like isoform X2 has translation MVSPLMYKHNHICHIFIIIISGIRLVGGSRCSGRLEVPHGNTWHTVCAAAFDQQDAEVVCRELDCGAPVQVLGEDVFGKGDAQMWTQEIQCGGDEYQFALCPMSPSHNCSYDNDVSVVCAETAGPARGISELSGCLGPPGQ, from the exons ATGGTTTCCCCTTTAATGTATAAACATAATCACATTTGTCACATTTTTATCATAATCATCTCAGGCATCAGGCTGGTTGGAGGTTCACGCTGTTCTGGAAGACTAGAGGTTCCTCATGGGAACACATGGCACAcagtgtgtgctgctgcctttgaccagcaggatgcagaggttgtgtgtagagagctggactgtggggctcctgtacaggtgctgggagaAGATGTTTTTGGAAAAGGAGACGCTCAGATGTggacacaagagattcagtgtggGGGAGACGAGTATCAGTTTGCTCTCTGCCCAATGTCACCTTCACACAATTGTTCCTATGACAATGATGTGAGCGTTGTATGTGCTG AAACAGCAGGGCCGGCCCGAGGCATAAGCGAACTAAGCGGCTGCTTGGGGCCCCCTGGCCAATAG